TGGTACGAGATCGACCAAAACAAGGCGGCGCCGGCGCTCAACGCGACGGCGGCTTCCTAAGGGGCGAGGAGACGGCCATGTGGAAATCCCGAATCGCCTTATCCCTCCTGCTCATGGTCCTCGGGGGAGTGGGACTGAAGTCCCGCTCCCCCTTCCTCCTCGCCTGGCGCGAGACCCTGCCCTGGATCTTGCCGATCCTGGGCGCGGCCCTCGCCTGGAAATTTCGCGGACGGAAGGCTTGGGCGATCGCCTTGATCCTGGCGGGGTTGATCCCCTTGGGCCTCCAACGCCAGGCCGACTCCTTGCGCGAGCGGGTCTTGGCCGCGGAACCGGCGGCATTGCGGCGCCTCGGCCGCCACTTTCTCGTAGGCTACCGGGACTTCGCCGAGCTCGAGGCCCTCGTCGCCCGCGGGGCGGTGGGCGGCGTCTTCGTCACCCAGCGCAACATCCAAGGCAAGACAAGCGACCAAGTGCGGGCGGAGCTCCGCCGGCTGCAAGAGATCCAGGCCGCCCAGGGCTTGCCGCCGCTCTACATCGCGACCGACCAGGAGGGCGGGCCGGTCTCCAGGCTTTCTCCCCTGGTGCCGGCCCAGCCCTCCCTCGCGGTGTGGCTGCGCGCCGGCGGCACGGCCCAGGCCTACGCCGACCTGCAGGCCCGGGCCTTGGCCGAGCTGGGCGTCAATCTGAACTTTAGCCCGGTCGTCGACCTGCGCCATCCGGACCAGGACGGCCGCTTCCACCCCCACACCCGGCTCGACCAGCGCGCGATCTCGGCAGATCCGCTGGAGGTCGCGGAGGCCGCGACGACCTACTGCCTCGCCTTCGAGAGACGGGGGCTGCGTTGCACGTTGAAGCATTTCCCCGGTCTCGGACAGGTCGCGGTCGACACCCACCTGCGCGAAGGCAGGCTGGAGATCCCGCGCGACGCGCTCGAGGTTGCCGACTGGCTCCCATTCCGCGCGACCCTGGCCGCAAGCCGCGCCTTCCTGATGCTGGGCCACGTTCGCGTCCCCGAACTCGATCCCGAGCTCCCTGCCTCGCTCTCCCCCGCGATCGTCCGCGGCCTGATCCGCGGTTCCTGGGGGCACGAGGGGGTCCTGATCACCGACGACTTCACGATGGGACCGATCCAAGGTCGGCCGGGAGGGGTCGGGCCCGCCGCGCGGCAGGCGCTAGAGGCCGGCGTGGACTTGATCCTGATCTCCTACGATCCGGAGCTATATTATGAAGCGATGGCCTATTTGCTGAAATCGCGGGACGACGGGGGCTTGCGGGCGGCCTTGGCGCAGAGCGCCCGCCGCCTAGGGGAGGATCTCGATCGGCGTGCCGTTGGGCACCAGGTCCCAGATCTCCTCGATCTCTTCGTTGGTGACGGCGATGCAGCCGTCGGTCCAGTCGTAGAGGCGGTGCGTCGCCCCGAAATCCGGCGCGCCGTTGGGCAGGCCGTGGATCATGATCGCGCCGCCGGGCGAGACGCCGCGGGCCTTGGCCGCCGCGGTGTCGCTGCGGTTGGGGTAAGAGATATGTAAGGACAGGTGGTAGCTGGAATTGGGATTGCGGTAGTCGATGGTGTAGCGCCCCTCCGGGGTCTTGTGGTCGCCCTGCTCGCGCTTGGGGCCCACCGGCTCCCCGCCCAGCGCGACCTTGTAGGTCTTCCAGGCTTTGCCCTCGCGGTACAGGGTCATGCGCCGCTCGGCCTTCTCGACCACGATCTTCTCGGCCCGAAGCTTTTTGGGTTTTTTGGCGGCGGCCGCGGCCGGCAGCAGCAGGAGGATCAGAAGGAGGGGGAGGATTTTCTCAAGCGGCTTCTTCATGGGGTGCCCTGGCCAAGGTCAGGATAGCTACG
The sequence above is a segment of the Deltaproteobacteria bacterium PRO3 genome. Coding sequences within it:
- a CDS encoding glycoside hydrolase family 3 protein, whose product is MWKSRIALSLLLMVLGGVGLKSRSPFLLAWRETLPWILPILGAALAWKFRGRKAWAIALILAGLIPLGLQRQADSLRERVLAAEPAALRRLGRHFLVGYRDFAELEALVARGAVGGVFVTQRNIQGKTSDQVRAELRRLQEIQAAQGLPPLYIATDQEGGPVSRLSPLVPAQPSLAVWLRAGGTAQAYADLQARALAELGVNLNFSPVVDLRHPDQDGRFHPHTRLDQRAISADPLEVAEAATTYCLAFERRGLRCTLKHFPGLGQVAVDTHLREGRLEIPRDALEVADWLPFRATLAASRAFLMLGHVRVPELDPELPASLSPAIVRGLIRGSWGHEGVLITDDFTMGPIQGRPGGVGPAARQALEAGVDLILISYDPELYYEAMAYLLKSRDDGGLRAALAQSARRLGEDLDRRAVGHQVPDLLDLFVGDGDAAVGPVVEAVRRPEIRRAVGQAVDHDRAAGRDAAGLGRRGVAAVGVRDM